The following are from one region of the Candidatus Obscuribacterales bacterium genome:
- a CDS encoding TonB-dependent receptor, protein WTALYGIRYEQVITDTDDVQPYNTMPMIMMSPNLDAPAATAFNARNHKQVDDNIDLTLLLRYQPTSEDTVEFGYARKTRSPNLYERYTWGRNTMAMTMIGWYGDGNGYVGDIDLDPETAHTLSAAYSKKASDNRWEYTISPYYTYVDDFIDATQIGTFNPRMVMSVTRPRLQFTNIDAEFYGLDINGSRLLSQSGKWGTVNLKARASYTRGKRKDGPEDLYHIMPLNVKIALEQSFQQWANTIELEWVDEKDDVDQVRLENKTAKYTLLNIFTQYRGHNTTLNFGVRNLLDESHDLPLGGVSLAQWRDDGMTGPFESLHGPGRSAEMGIRYDF, encoded by the coding sequence TGGACCGCTCTCTACGGTATTCGCTACGAGCAAGTCATTACCGATACCGATGATGTGCAACCCTACAACACCATGCCGATGATCATGATGAGCCCCAACCTCGATGCACCAGCTGCAACTGCGTTTAATGCTCGCAATCACAAGCAGGTTGATGACAACATCGATTTAACCCTGCTGCTCCGCTACCAGCCTACGTCCGAGGATACTGTAGAGTTTGGCTACGCACGCAAAACCCGCTCACCCAACCTCTATGAGCGCTACACATGGGGCAGGAACACCATGGCAATGACCATGATTGGCTGGTATGGCGATGGCAATGGCTATGTGGGTGATATTGACCTGGATCCGGAGACTGCACATACCCTGAGCGCTGCCTATAGCAAAAAGGCTTCAGATAACCGTTGGGAATACACCATCAGTCCCTATTACACCTACGTGGATGATTTTATTGATGCTACTCAGATCGGTACATTCAATCCGAGAATGGTAATGTCCGTTACACGACCCAGGTTGCAATTTACCAATATCGACGCCGAGTTTTACGGTCTGGATATAAATGGTTCCCGCCTTCTTTCCCAATCTGGCAAGTGGGGCACCGTGAACCTGAAAGCCCGTGCCTCCTACACCCGAGGCAAACGCAAGGACGGCCCGGAAGACCTCTACCACATCATGCCACTTAATGTGAAAATCGCTTTGGAACAGTCTTTTCAGCAGTGGGCCAATACCATTGAACTGGAGTGGGTCGATGAAAAAGACGACGTGGACCAGGTTCGTCTGGAAAATAAAACGGCCAAATATACCCTCCTGAACATATTCACCCAATACCGTGGGCATAACACCACGCTCAATTTTGGTGTACGTAATCTGCTGGATGAGAGCCATGACTTGCCTTTGGGTGGTGTAAGTCTGGCCCAATGGCGTGATGATGGCATGACGGGGCCCTTTGAATCACTCCACGGTCCCGGCCGCTCTGCAGAGATGGGAATTCGTTAC